A single genomic interval of Hippoglossus stenolepis isolate QCI-W04-F060 chromosome 24, HSTE1.2, whole genome shotgun sequence harbors:
- the LOC118103269 gene encoding claudin-10, with product MTYRTVVMYLEIGCFVSCLFGWILVCSTLPTEYWTFSEVGSIVLTTSNYYSNLWKDCISDTTGVSDCKDYPSMLGLPVFLHACRALAVCSVITGFFGGVLTLVGMKCTKIGGSEIANARVTFAGGITYLVSGCCGMITYSWWANKVIREYLDPHFRAQKFELGAAIFIGWGGSVLLLSGGTVQSYFSGKEGLPSSSPKRPLRPGTYATARTRRTYMLPATSSRLTLGPPLFYEGRKSRGAGATASRGGRTFSRDSFV from the exons ATGACGTACCGGACGGTGGTGATGTACCTGGAGATCGGCTGCTTCGTGTCCTGTCTGTTCGGCTGGATCCTGGTGTGCTCCACGCTGCCGACGGAGTACTGGACCTTCTCCGAGGTGGGCAGCATCGTGCTGACCACCTCCAACTACTACTCCAACCTGTGGAAGGACTGCATCTCCGACACCACGGGGGTGTCCGACTGCAAGGACTACCCCTCCATGCTGGGCCTGCCGG TGTTCCTCCACGCCTGCAGGGCGCTGGCGGTCTGCTCCGTCATCACCGGCTTCTTCGGAGGCGTCCTCACCCTCGTTGGGATGAAGTGCACTAAGATCGGAGGCTCAGAGATCGCCAACGCCAGAGTGACCTTCGCCGGCGGGATCACGTACCTGGTGTCAG GATGCTGCGGGATGATCACCTACTCGTGGTGGGCCAACAAAGTCATCCGAGAATACTTGGATCCACATTTCAGGGCTCAGAA GTTTGAACTGGGAGCTGCGATCTTCATTGGCTGGGGGGGATCCGTGCTCCTGCTGAGTGGAGGCACGGTGCAGAGCTACTTCTCTGGAAAAGAAGGTCTGCCATCAAG TTCCCCTAAACGGCCCCTGAGACCCGGCACGTACGCCACGGCCCGGACCCGACGGACCTACATGCTGCCGGCCACGTCCTCCAGACTCACGCTGGGGCCGCCGCTGTTCTACGAGGGCAGGAAGAGCCGAGGGGCCGGGGCCACGGCGTCGAGGGGGGGCCGCACCTTCAGCAGGGACAGCTTCGTCTGA